The nucleotide sequence GGAAGACATCCGCCATTGCCAGCTTACCGATCCATGACAGGACGGGTAGCGTCTTGTCCTTGAGCAGATTGAAATGCACCAACGCCAGACCAATGGTTTTGAGATAGGGCGCAAACAATGCAAAGGCGGTGACAAGTAGCGCGAGTGCGACGTCACTGTCCCACAATGCCTGCATTCCTGAGATCACACTGATTTCACTGAGGCCAAAAATGGGCAGCAAACCTGCACGCATGAGCGGAGCAAACCAAGCAATAGGGAACAGGATCAGAAGGGCAAGATTAGCGACACGCAGAACATTGAACATAAGAAACCTATTTAAATTCTTGTGTTTAGATAGGAAAGCTCAAGCTGCGTAACAAGCCTATTTGCCAAAAGTCTTGCGATTGTAGCGGGCACCAAGCTGTGTCAACACCTCATATCCAATCGTATTCGCAACCCGTGCGAGGTCGTCAACACCCTGCTGTGGGCCAATCAACGTCAGCTTTTTGGGGGTCTCGCCCACATCTGTCACATCAATTGTCAACAAGTCCATCGACACGCGTCCAACCAATGGGCAGGGCGTGTCGCCATGATAGAGTGTGGCCTTATCCGACAAGATCCGCATGATGCCGTCCGCATAGTGGCTGAGACCGTTGCGATCCGCGAATTCCGGGTCGCTTGCCATGCGTTGCCATACCCCACAACTTCGCCCTCAGCGACATCACGCACCTGCACAACCGGCAGGTCGAGTTCGATCACAGGGCTTGCTTCAGCAAAGGGCAACCCGCCATACAGGCCAATGCCGGGGCGGGTGAGGTCAAAGTGATACTCCGGGCCAAGCAAGATGCCACCTGTTGCAGCCAGCGAGCGTGGCACCAGAATGCCATCGGTCATCTTCTTGAATTGAGCAAGCTGGTAGGGGTTCATCGGGTGATCCGGTTCATCCGCGCAGGCCAGGTGCGACATTACCAGACGGGGCTTTTGCGCCAAGGCCAGTTCCGCCACAGCCGCCCACTCCTGAATCTCCATCCCCAGACGGTTCATACCGGTATCAAGCTGGATGCCGAACGGATGGCCGGGCAAGGTCTCAAGATGATGGGTTAACTGTTCGACCGAATTCAGCATCGGCGTCAGACCCAATTCTCGGATCATGTCGGTGTCACCGGCCATATGCCCGGAAAACACGCAAATCTCTGGCTTTGGTCCCAGTTCTTCACGGATTGCGGCTGCCTCTTCGGTTACAGCCACAAAGAACTGGCGCACCCCGGCCTTGAACAGGGCCTTGGCGACATTCGCCGCCCCCAACCCATAGCCATTCGCCTTGACCACAGCAGCGGTTTTGCAGTCGGTCATGCCATCCAATGCGCGCCAGTTGGCGACTACGGCATCAAGGTCAATGATCAGGCGTCCAGTGCTCATAGCGACCTTTTGGCAGGGGGGATGATGCGGGGCAAGGGTTTTGCGCATACGTCGCCGGGAAGACAGGTATTCCTGCCATTTTCCTGCCACGGTTGTCGCGGTATAGTCCCGCAGAATGGGTTAGCGAGGTGCGCAGTGGGTATTTTGAAGAAAGTCATTACGCAGTTGGAAACACCGCGCGATCAACGCCCGTTGGGCAGCGGGTGGTTGTCCGGTTCTCTGGCGCTGTTGGCGTCGCTGGCGGGCTTTCTGATCGTGTTGCTGCGATGGTTTCCCGAAACGCTGTCCTATCCGGAGATCGCCTTTATCCAAGACAGCGGGGTGATCACCGTTTTTCTGCGTTTTACGCTGCTGGCGGGCTATGCACTGTCGCTCCTGAGCCTCATCCTGAGCGCGCGAAAATCGCTGGGATGGACGGCATTGGCGATTTCGGTTGTGGCATCGTTGATGGCCACCACCCAGCCGCAGATCGGATCGGACGTCCCGCAGAGTTTCTACTTCGGCCTTGATTACTTCATCATCAACGTCTTGATCGTAGGCTTCCTCTTTGTACCGCTCGAGCGGTTTTTCCCGGCGCGTGCTGAACAAACCGTGTTCCGCGCCGAGTGGCAGGAGGACATGTTCTATTACCTTGTCAGTTCCATGCTGGTGCAGATTTTGGGGTTCATCACGCTGGCGCCATCGAACTATGTCAACGCGCAGATTCCTCTCGATGATGTGCGGATCTATATCGTTTCTCTGCCGTTCTTTGTGCAGGTGATCATCATCATGATGGCGACGGATTTTGTGCAATACTGGGTGCACCGCGCCTTTCATACCTTCCCGGTACTGTGGCGCTTTCATTCGATCCATCATTCGACCAAAAAGATGGATTGGCTGGCCGGTGCCCGGATGCATTTTGTGGAAATCGCCGTGCTGCGCAGCCTGACGGCGGTGCCGATGTTCACGCTGGGTTTTAAGCCTGAAGCGATTCAGGCCTATCTGCTGGTGGTCTATTTCTATTCCAGTTTCATCCACGCCAATATCGGCTGGAAGCTGGGCTTTTTAGAGCGCTTCTTTGTGACGCCACGATTCCACCACTGGCATCATGGCTCGGATCGGGCAGCGATTGACATCAATTACGCCAGCCACTTCCCGGTCTATGACTGGCTGTTTGGGACGCATCACCTACCAGAAGACGCGTGGCCGGACGCTT is from Yoonia sp. GPGPB17 and encodes:
- a CDS encoding paraquat-inducible protein A translates to MFNVLRVANLALLILFPIAWFAPLMRAGLLPIFGLSEISVISGMQALWDSDVALALLVTAFALFAPYLKTIGLALVHFNLLKDKTLPVLSWIGKLAMADVFLIALYIVVFKGVGVGKVETGWGLYLFTACILTSIVISALTPQSKAAT
- a CDS encoding sterol desaturase family protein, which gives rise to MGILKKVITQLETPRDQRPLGSGWLSGSLALLASLAGFLIVLLRWFPETLSYPEIAFIQDSGVITVFLRFTLLAGYALSLLSLILSARKSLGWTALAISVVASLMATTQPQIGSDVPQSFYFGLDYFIINVLIVGFLFVPLERFFPARAEQTVFRAEWQEDMFYYLVSSMLVQILGFITLAPSNYVNAQIPLDDVRIYIVSLPFFVQVIIIMMATDFVQYWVHRAFHTFPVLWRFHSIHHSTKKMDWLAGARMHFVEIAVLRSLTAVPMFTLGFKPEAIQAYLLVVYFYSSFIHANIGWKLGFLERFFVTPRFHHWHHGSDRAAIDINYASHFPVYDWLFGTHHLPEDAWPDAYGVVGDTVPKGYLKQFVHPFLKPKPKEPAE